A genomic segment from Melospiza georgiana isolate bMelGeo1 chromosome 17, bMelGeo1.pri, whole genome shotgun sequence encodes:
- the LOC131090701 gene encoding uncharacterized protein LOC131090701 isoform X3: protein MSGRLYVLISWPDGSRVISMENIKEPRKPFHLYSVGEQVLARCPGFSGLYWGVVEGISENKGVLEKKLLEDRQLLEKLKEEPAVHSMVPSPPKKSRKTFPKWTPGNASRKHPSDRTCPAKPLLRVAEASLPHDASSSSILKDRRVLGSVAGSPRSLAAPPHPASAFTPPSSFITMAMPGPGTSQSEEDRAGPAARDYVALPMKRKSDGILSPCQQQICLSSREERKIDALQEMDGFERAHKNFSPAEVERVEKMEQLERMVLDLQQDILSLKKKVQRLESLSFQEEPHRQPCEVVELFNGYTKEQLKETIRFDQKISTACKTLLYKLFTSDYIQSHSITGRRGNTFREAKPMMDERCIKIIRVLLKQKFGDHLSDTVITEKIQNVQKALRQKFKTECL, encoded by the exons ATGTCAGGCAGGCTGTACGTGCTCATCAGCTGGCCCGACGGCAGCCGGGTCATCAGCATGGAGAACATCAAGGAGCCCCGCAAGCCCTTCCACCTCTACAGCGTGGGGGAGCAGGTCCTGGCCCGCTGCCCTGGCTTCAGTGGGCTCTACTGGGGTGTGGTGGAAGGCATCAGTG AGAATAAAGGTGTTTTGGagaagaagctgctggaagatCGACAGCTCCTGGAGAAGCTAA AAGAAGAACCAGCTGTCCACAGCATGGTGCCATccccaccaaaaaaatccaggaagaCCTTTCCAAAATGGACCCCAGGGAATGCATCCAGGAAACaccccagtgacaggacctgtCCTGCAAAGCCACTGCTGAGGGTGGCTGAGGCCAGCCTGCCCCAcgatgccagcagctcctccatccTCAAGGACAGGCGTGTCCTGGGAAGCGTGGCAGGGAGCCCCCGCTCGCTGGCAGCTCCCCCCCACCCAGCCAGTGCCTTCacacctccctcctccttcaTCACCATGGCCATGCCAGGGCCAGGCACTTCCCAGAGTGAAGAGGACAGGGCTGGTCCAGCTGCCAGAG ATTATGTTGCCCTTCCAATGAAGAGGAAGTCAGATGGCATCTTGTCCCCGTGCCAGCAGCAGATCTGCCTGAGCAG CCGTGAGGAGCGAAAGATTGATGCTTTGCAAGAGATGGATGGCTTTGAGAGGGCTCACAAAAATTTCAGTCCTGCTGAGGTAGAAAG GGTGGAGAAgatggagcagctggaaaggaTGGTGCTGGACCTCCAGCAGGACATCCTCTCTCTGAAGAAGAAGGTGCAGAGGCTGGAATCCCTGTCCTTCCAGGAGGAGCCCCACCGACAGCCGTGTGAGGTGGTGGAGCTCTTCAACGGCTACAccaaggagcagctgaaagAGACCATCAGGTTTGACCAGAAAATCAGCACAGCCTGCAAGACTCTGCTCTACAAGCTCTTCACCTCTGACTACATCCAGAGCCACTCCATCACGGGGCGCAGGGGCAACACCTTCCGCGAGGCGAAGCCCATGATGGACGAACGCTGCATCAAAATCATCAGGGTGCTGCTGAAGCAGAAGTTTGGGGATCACCTCAGTGACACTGTGATCACAGAGAAGATCCAGAACGTGCAGAAAGCCCTGAGGCAGAAGTTTAAGACAGAGTGTCTCTGA
- the LOC131090701 gene encoding uncharacterized protein LOC131090701 isoform X2 encodes MLSPCSRWAALMSGRLYVLISWPDGSRVISMENIKEPRKPFHLYSVGEQVLARCPGFSGLYWGVVEGISENKGVLEKKLLEDRQLLEKLKEPAVHSMVPSPPKKSRKTFPKWTPGNASRKHPSDRTCPAKPLLRVAEASLPHDASSSSILKDRRVLGSVAGSPRSLAAPPHPASAFTPPSSFITMAMPGPGTSQSEEDRAGPAARDYVALPMKRKSDGILSPCQQQICLSSREERKIDALQEMDGFERAHKNFSPAEVERVEKMEQLERMVLDLQQDILSLKKKVQRLESLSFQEEPHRQPCEVVELFNGYTKEQLKETIRFDQKISTACKTLLYKLFTSDYIQSHSITGRRGNTFREAKPMMDERCIKIIRVLLKQKFGDHLSDTVITEKIQNVQKALRQKFKTECL; translated from the exons ATGCTGtccccctgctccaggtgggcaGCCCTGATGTCAGGCAGGCTGTACGTGCTCATCAGCTGGCCCGACGGCAGCCGGGTCATCAGCATGGAGAACATCAAGGAGCCCCGCAAGCCCTTCCACCTCTACAGCGTGGGGGAGCAGGTCCTGGCCCGCTGCCCTGGCTTCAGTGGGCTCTACTGGGGTGTGGTGGAAGGCATCAGTG AGAATAAAGGTGTTTTGGagaagaagctgctggaagatCGACAGCTCCTGGAGAAGCTAA AAGAACCAGCTGTCCACAGCATGGTGCCATccccaccaaaaaaatccaggaagaCCTTTCCAAAATGGACCCCAGGGAATGCATCCAGGAAACaccccagtgacaggacctgtCCTGCAAAGCCACTGCTGAGGGTGGCTGAGGCCAGCCTGCCCCAcgatgccagcagctcctccatccTCAAGGACAGGCGTGTCCTGGGAAGCGTGGCAGGGAGCCCCCGCTCGCTGGCAGCTCCCCCCCACCCAGCCAGTGCCTTCacacctccctcctccttcaTCACCATGGCCATGCCAGGGCCAGGCACTTCCCAGAGTGAAGAGGACAGGGCTGGTCCAGCTGCCAGAG ATTATGTTGCCCTTCCAATGAAGAGGAAGTCAGATGGCATCTTGTCCCCGTGCCAGCAGCAGATCTGCCTGAGCAG CCGTGAGGAGCGAAAGATTGATGCTTTGCAAGAGATGGATGGCTTTGAGAGGGCTCACAAAAATTTCAGTCCTGCTGAGGTAGAAAG GGTGGAGAAgatggagcagctggaaaggaTGGTGCTGGACCTCCAGCAGGACATCCTCTCTCTGAAGAAGAAGGTGCAGAGGCTGGAATCCCTGTCCTTCCAGGAGGAGCCCCACCGACAGCCGTGTGAGGTGGTGGAGCTCTTCAACGGCTACAccaaggagcagctgaaagAGACCATCAGGTTTGACCAGAAAATCAGCACAGCCTGCAAGACTCTGCTCTACAAGCTCTTCACCTCTGACTACATCCAGAGCCACTCCATCACGGGGCGCAGGGGCAACACCTTCCGCGAGGCGAAGCCCATGATGGACGAACGCTGCATCAAAATCATCAGGGTGCTGCTGAAGCAGAAGTTTGGGGATCACCTCAGTGACACTGTGATCACAGAGAAGATCCAGAACGTGCAGAAAGCCCTGAGGCAGAAGTTTAAGACAGAGTGTCTCTGA
- the LOC131090701 gene encoding uncharacterized protein LOC131090701 isoform X1, with the protein MLSPCSRWAALMSGRLYVLISWPDGSRVISMENIKEPRKPFHLYSVGEQVLARCPGFSGLYWGVVEGISENKGVLEKKLLEDRQLLEKLKEEPAVHSMVPSPPKKSRKTFPKWTPGNASRKHPSDRTCPAKPLLRVAEASLPHDASSSSILKDRRVLGSVAGSPRSLAAPPHPASAFTPPSSFITMAMPGPGTSQSEEDRAGPAARDYVALPMKRKSDGILSPCQQQICLSSREERKIDALQEMDGFERAHKNFSPAEVERVEKMEQLERMVLDLQQDILSLKKKVQRLESLSFQEEPHRQPCEVVELFNGYTKEQLKETIRFDQKISTACKTLLYKLFTSDYIQSHSITGRRGNTFREAKPMMDERCIKIIRVLLKQKFGDHLSDTVITEKIQNVQKALRQKFKTECL; encoded by the exons ATGCTGtccccctgctccaggtgggcaGCCCTGATGTCAGGCAGGCTGTACGTGCTCATCAGCTGGCCCGACGGCAGCCGGGTCATCAGCATGGAGAACATCAAGGAGCCCCGCAAGCCCTTCCACCTCTACAGCGTGGGGGAGCAGGTCCTGGCCCGCTGCCCTGGCTTCAGTGGGCTCTACTGGGGTGTGGTGGAAGGCATCAGTG AGAATAAAGGTGTTTTGGagaagaagctgctggaagatCGACAGCTCCTGGAGAAGCTAA AAGAAGAACCAGCTGTCCACAGCATGGTGCCATccccaccaaaaaaatccaggaagaCCTTTCCAAAATGGACCCCAGGGAATGCATCCAGGAAACaccccagtgacaggacctgtCCTGCAAAGCCACTGCTGAGGGTGGCTGAGGCCAGCCTGCCCCAcgatgccagcagctcctccatccTCAAGGACAGGCGTGTCCTGGGAAGCGTGGCAGGGAGCCCCCGCTCGCTGGCAGCTCCCCCCCACCCAGCCAGTGCCTTCacacctccctcctccttcaTCACCATGGCCATGCCAGGGCCAGGCACTTCCCAGAGTGAAGAGGACAGGGCTGGTCCAGCTGCCAGAG ATTATGTTGCCCTTCCAATGAAGAGGAAGTCAGATGGCATCTTGTCCCCGTGCCAGCAGCAGATCTGCCTGAGCAG CCGTGAGGAGCGAAAGATTGATGCTTTGCAAGAGATGGATGGCTTTGAGAGGGCTCACAAAAATTTCAGTCCTGCTGAGGTAGAAAG GGTGGAGAAgatggagcagctggaaaggaTGGTGCTGGACCTCCAGCAGGACATCCTCTCTCTGAAGAAGAAGGTGCAGAGGCTGGAATCCCTGTCCTTCCAGGAGGAGCCCCACCGACAGCCGTGTGAGGTGGTGGAGCTCTTCAACGGCTACAccaaggagcagctgaaagAGACCATCAGGTTTGACCAGAAAATCAGCACAGCCTGCAAGACTCTGCTCTACAAGCTCTTCACCTCTGACTACATCCAGAGCCACTCCATCACGGGGCGCAGGGGCAACACCTTCCGCGAGGCGAAGCCCATGATGGACGAACGCTGCATCAAAATCATCAGGGTGCTGCTGAAGCAGAAGTTTGGGGATCACCTCAGTGACACTGTGATCACAGAGAAGATCCAGAACGTGCAGAAAGCCCTGAGGCAGAAGTTTAAGACAGAGTGTCTCTGA